The following proteins come from a genomic window of Anopheles ziemanni chromosome 3, idAnoZiCoDA_A2_x.2, whole genome shotgun sequence:
- the LOC131286141 gene encoding ubiquilin-1, with translation MAENSGAKREGGKKITISVKTPKDKKLVEVDEDAEIKDLKLVVAEKFDTNPDLVCLIFAGKIMKDTDTLRTHNIKEGLTVYLVIKAASRSDNEGPRRAPADVGQTPFGLNQLGGLAGISALAGNQTNFMDLQSRMQHELLDNPDLMRTVLDNPLVQQMMNSPDTMRQILTSNPQMQELMQRNPEISHMLNNPELLRQTMELARNPSMLQELMRSHDRAISNLESVPGGYSALQRIYRDIQEPMMNATFRNPYSDSGSATGGGANPQQGTENRSPLPNPWSAGGSSGSGTARSGAAGAGGATTDAAGTPLGLLNTPAMQSLLQQMSDNPSIMSNMLNSQTTRSMMEALSADPAMAANLMSQNPLLANNPALQEQMRTMMPQLLRQMQNPEVQQMVTNPQALNAILQIQQGMEQLRSAAPGLMSSMGIPPMPGAPPTTGTTTSGSTGTTTTNAGARSGLPPNNEALFSEFMARMVGGMASGTADTNIPPEERYRSQLEQLAAMGFVNREANLQALIASFGDINAAVERLLALGQLSLS, from the exons ATGGCGGAGAACAGCGGCGCTAAACGAGAGGGTGGTAAGAAAATTACCATCTCGGTGAAAACACCAAAAGATAAGAAGCTGGTTGAGGTCGACGAGGATGCTGAAATTAAAGAT CTTAAACTGGTGGTTGCGGAAAAGTTCGACACGAATCCGGACCTCGTATGTCTGATTTTCGCCGGAAAGATTATGAAGGATACCGACACGCTCCGGACACACAACATCAAGGAGGGCCTCACGGTGTATCTGGTCATTAAGGCGGCCTCGCGCTCGGACAACGAAGGACCCCGGCGAGCACCGGCCGATGTGGGCCAGACACCGTTCGGATTGAATCAACTGGGCGGATTGGCGGGCATTAGTGCACTAGCTGGTAATCAGACCAACTTCATGGATTTGCAATCGCGGATGCAGCACGAACTGCTCGATAACCCAGACTTGATGCGCACCGTGCTGGACAACCCGCTCGTGCAGCAGATGATGAACAGTCCGGACACGATGCGCCAGATACTGACCTCGAACCCGCAGATGCAGGAGCTGATGCAGCGTAACCCGGAGATATCGCACATGCTCAACAACCCCGAGCTGCTTCGGCAGACGATGGAGCTGGCCCGTAACCCTTCGATGCTGCAGGAACTGATGCGCTCGCACGATCGTGCCATTTCGAACCTGGAAAGTGTGCCCGGAGGGTACAGCGCACTGCAGCGCATCTACCGGGACATCCAGGAGCCCATGATGAATGCCACGTTCCGCAATCCGTACTCGGATTCGGGCAGCGCCACCGGTGGCGGTGCGAACCCTCAGCAGGGCACGGAAAATCGCAGCCCGCTGCCGAACCCATGGAGTGCAGGTGGCAGCAGTGGTAGTGGTACGGCTCGCAGTGGTGCGGCCGGTGCCGGCGGTGCTACGACCGATGCGGCCGGAACGCCGCTCGGGCTGCTCAATACGCCAGCGATGCAAAGTTTGCTGCAGCAGATGAGCGATAACCCGTCGATCATGTCGAACATGCTTAACTCGCAGACCACGCGTAGCATGATGGAGGCCCTGTCGGCCGACCCGGCGATGGCAGCGAACCTGATGAGCCAGAATCCGCTACTGGCCAACAATCCGGCATTGCAGGAGCAGATGCGTACCATGATGCCGCAGCTGCTGCGCCAGATGCAAAACCCGGAGGTGCAGCAAATGGTCACCAATCCGCAGGCACTGAACGCTATTCTGCAGATTCAGCAGGGTATGGAGCAGTTGCGCTCGGCTGCCCCAGGCCTAATGTCTTCGATGGGCATTCCGCCGATGCCGGGTGCGCCGCCGACCACCGGCACCACTACGAGCGGCTCCACTGGAACAACTACCACGAATGCGGGCGCTAGATCTGGCCTACCGCCAAACAATGAAGCCCTATTCTCGGAGTTTATGGCCCGCATGGTCGGCGGGATGGCATCTGGGACAGCCGATACGAACATTCCACCGGAGGAGCGTTACCGATCGCAGCTCGAGCAACTGGCGGCGATGGGCTTCGTCAACCGGGAGGCCAACCTGCAGGCCCTGATCGCTTCGTTCGGTGACATCAATGCGGCCGTCGAACGATTGCTGGCACTCGGTCAGCTCTCGTTGAGCTAA
- the LOC131287420 gene encoding uncharacterized protein LOC131287420 — translation MISNTLCDLEKCVDTAGLQLDTLALKLTDVERNLDENELDSLENESVMELLESVTEVKNEYQNLRKDLQEVQQLQKEMTCSLRYQLRNMTQTFRVLKKKIESNSVPVHLLPPPVGPSGRSGGNENRDQHHQQQHQQSHSYQAVPHPLPQPDLTDHGPRRAVGVLKSVSKN, via the exons ATGATCTCAAATACGTTGTGCGATTTGGAGAAATGC GTGGACACGGCAGGATTGCAGCTCGACACACTGGCCCTCAAGCTGACCGATGTCGAGCGCAATTTAGACGAAAACGAGCTCGATTCGTTGGAGAATGAGTCCGTCATGGAGCTGCTAGAATCGGTGACGGAGGTCAAGAATGAGTATCAGAATCTGCGCAAGGATCTCCAGGAGGTGCAGCAGCTACAGAAGGAAATGACATGCTCCCTGCGCTATCAGCTGCGAAACATGACACAAACCTTCCGGgtgttgaagaagaaaatcgaGTCCAACTCGGTACCGGTGCATCTCCTTCCACCCCCGGTGGGTCCATCAGGGAGATCCGGTGGTAATGAAAATCGcgaccagcaccaccagcagcagcaccagcaatcTCATTCGTACCAAGCTGTTCCACATCCTTTACCTCAGCCCGACCTCACCGACCACGGTCCTAGGCGTGCTGTGGGTGTGCTGAAGAGTGTCAGTAAGAACTGA
- the LOC131286335 gene encoding leucine-zipper-like transcriptional regulator 1 homolog produces the protein MSTGRFVSSASIGSTSTSSSTQISANVPISNTANKWKRESDCDEFVGARRSKHTVVAYKEAIYVFGGDNGKNMLNDLIRFGVKDKSWGRAFATGTPPAPRYHHSAVVHGTSMFVFGGYTGDIHSNSNLTNKNDLFEYNFQNGQWTEWKFIGRTPVARSAHGAAVYDGKLWIYAGYDGNARLNDMWTIRLTGETHQWEEVEQKGDRPPTCCNFPVAVARGCMYVFSGQSGLQITNTLFQFNFKDKTWRRISTEHILRGAPPPPARRYGHTMVHHDRFLYVFGGAADSTLPNDLHCYDLDSQIWSTVTPAPESQIPSGRLFHAAAVIGDAMYIFGGTIDNNVRSGDTYRFQFSSYPKCTLHDDFGKFLQNRQFCDVQFIVGTEEVKISAHIAMIVARSQFLRSKILAARDARNLHFEKLFGTTDVPLAEQPILEVQLPDAQPEAFEIVLNYIYTDRIVFKDPFSHKLVLIMMDVYQLAVQFNIPRLEQLCVQYLEFKISKSNVLDALYNADRMGLTLIKDYCLGFIVKEDHFYNIVMSAEFAALEKSLIVEIIRKRLNPSKHTADCMRYDKTIGTTLESDMAVFLKSGGKEFCDINLVLEEKVIPAHKSILAARCTYFQAMFRSFMPADNTVNIQIGDISPSLEAFDSLLRYIYYGDTKMPPEDSLYLFQAPCFYGFANNRLQAFCKHNLENNITYDNVLQILEASDKMNVLDIKNYALKMVVHNFSQVAKLPKMQDLSRELLLDVIMAIADMKVENKQRIHEAFISQYNDI, from the exons ATGTCCACTGGACGATTTGTTTCGTCCGCCTCGATCGGCAGCACCAGCACGTCCTCCAGCACCCAGATTTCGGCCAACGTGCCCATCTCCAATACGGCCAACAAGTGGAAACGTGAAAGCGATTGCGATGAGTTTGTTGGAGCACGCCGCTCCAAGCACACTGTGGTGGCCTACAAAGAGGCCATCTACGTGTTCGGTGGTGATAATGGCAAAAATATGCTTAACGATTTGATACGGTTCGGCGTAAAGGATAAGTCGTGGGGACGTGCATTCGCGACTGGGACACCGCCCGCCCCAAGGTATCATCATTCGGCCGTTGTCCACGGCACATCGATGTTCGTATTTGGCGGGTACACCGGGGACATCCACTCGAACTCGAACCTGACGAACAAGAACGATCTGTTCGAGTATAACTTCCAGAACGGTCAGTGGACGGAGTGGAAGTTTATCGGACGTACGCCGGTGGCCAGAAGTGCCCATGGGGCCGCGGTTTACGATGGGAAGCTGTGGATCTATGCTGGCTATGATGGTAACGCTCGACTGAACGATATGTGGACAATACGACTTACG GGAGAAACGCACCAATGGGAAGAAGTAGAACAGAAAGGCGACCGGCCACCAACGTGTTGCAATTTTCCCGTTGCCGTTGCCCGTGGCTGTATGTACGTGTTTTCCGGCCAAAGTGGTCTCCAAATCACAAACACTCTATTCCAGTTTAACTTCAAAGATAAAAC CTGGCGAAGAATATCTACGGAACACATCCTTCGTGGTGCCCCACCACCCCCAGCTCGACGGTATGGCCACACGATGGTGCATCACGATCGATTTTTGTACGTGTTCGGCGGTGCGGCCGACTCGACCCTTCCGAACGATCTGCACTGCTATGATCTGGACAGTCAAATATGGTCCACCGTAACTCCGGCACCGGAATCTCAAATTCCCAGTGGACGCCTGTTCCACGCGGCCGCCGTAATCGGGGACGCgatgtacattttcggtgggACCATTGATAACAACGTCCGCAGCGGGGATACGTACCGGTTCCAGTTCTCGAGCTACCCGAAATGTACGCTGCACGACGACTTTGGAAAGTTTCTTCAGAACCGTCAGTTTTGCGATGTCCAGTTCATCGTTGGGACGGAGGAGGTGAAAATCTCGGCCCATATTGCCATGATAGTGGCACGGTCACAATTTTTGAGATCGAAAATTCT GGCTGCACGAGATGCAAGGaatttacattttgaaaaactctTCGGAACCACTGACGTACCATTGGCGGAGCAGCCAATTTTGGAGGTACAACTACCGGACGCACAACCGGAAGCGTTTGAAATTGTGCTTAACTACATCTACACCGACagaattgttt TTAAAGACCCTTTTAGTCATAAGTTAGTGCTGATCATGATGGACGTCTACCAGTTGGCGGTCCAGTTCAACATTCCTCGGCTGGAGCAGCTTTGCGTGCAGTATCTCGAGTTCAAGATCTCCAAATCAAACGTGCTGGATGCACTTTACAACGCAGACCGGATGGGTCTGACGCTCATCAAGGACTACTGTCTCGGGTTTATCGTAAAGGAGGATCATTTCTACAACATCGTCATGTCGGCCGAGTTTGCGGCCCTCGAGAAGTCCCTGATCGTCGAGATTATCCGCAAGCGTCTCAACCCGAGCAAACATACGGCCGACTGTATGCGGTACGACAAAACGATCGGCACCACGCTCGAAAGCGACATGGCGGTATTTCTGAAATCGGGCGGCAAAGAGTTTTGCGACATCAATCTGGTGCTGGAGGAGAAGGTCATTCCGGCGCACAAGTCGATCCTGGCGGCCCGCTGTACCTACTTCCAGGCCATGTTCCGCTCGTTCATGCCGGCCGACAATACGGTCAACATACAGATCGGAGACATTTCGCCCTCGCTCGAGGCGTTCGATTCGCTGCTACGGTATATTTACTACGGTGACACCAAGATGCCGCCGGAGGACTCGCTCTATCTCTTCCAAGCGCCCTGCTTCTACGGGTTCGCGAATAACCGGCTGCAGGCGTTCTGCAAGCACAACCTGGAGAACAACATCACCTATGACAATGTGCTGCAGATACTGGAGGCTTCCGATAAGATGAACGTGCTGGACATCAAGAATTACGCCCTCAAGATGGTGGTGCACAACTTTAGCCAGGTGGCGAAGCTCCCGAAGATGCAGGACCTCTCTCGGGAGCTACTGCTGGACGTGATAATGGCAATCGCCGACATGAAGGTCGAGAACAAGCAACGCATCCACGAAGCGTTCATCAGCCAGTACAACGATATCTGA
- the LOC131289763 gene encoding uncharacterized protein LOC131289763, which produces MSIGVNLRVTGHTSIGGRKYQEDYFSVAYQQTENDQNLEYAFFGIYDGHGGAEASLFAKEHLMNTIVSQKQFWSENDEDVLKSIREGYIQTHYSMWREQDKWPKTSSGLPSTAGTTASIAFIRRGKIYIGHVGDSGIVLGYQKDKESPHEDDGRWVASPLTEDHKPESYAEKMRIMSCGGKVVTKSGVPRVVWNRPRIGHKGPVRRSTPIDEIPFLAVARSLGDLWSYNSAVDEFIVSPMPDVSVIEIDPKKFRCLIFGTDGLWNVISPKSAVEIVRNTEMENIRIALEGGSEWKNPSKLLVNEALERWSRSNMKADNTSVVIIMLDPPGPPKRDVLKSVKDSIQYASPEWRSASGAPGSDMFDLFDCITRGEAVPVLSQMAQRAEPSDTPSMRYLHHHHNHHHQQQHYQQHRNYHEPPQQSMHQEQYAGDHPQQDHQHLDHHHHPEQYCHPGASTSYDHDLAYRDTSFAESYNSLLDRSFENTDHSYTSMFHHAADEEGASTSAYQNRATRVEPGLETHTDDTDEEALIDYQPESDDETSGGGLVRQDSTYSLTNLQTKSERLHAAMVESERSQPHPYYHHHPQHRREEEEGCYSGGNLAIIEHFHNYHHPLPHHYGSGASSRSLHTEDAHHQYHQGMYQGLDTTHQYQHHHQDVGGHYDQHHFHHASSSYQMERYDYRHPTNNNLLACEPSCSTGTGSKLKSDSEFAYANVYNEEGTLQQPAEEIGMEEENEEAIEELVESPDVHRIQINEISSSYAGTQTNASPGLLLPSGSDGHGSGCASGDEENSASSTTQQVLVVPSFENKPRTMKKSAPSPRVITIFYETRSSRRKPRIRNATSGLTPSKTRSLLGVASFNRIATKRRKTSTATVVQTTIPSGVPSTPPNPTLTIERRILRSNAQVCVEQQFWRQFNNPRANPGYASEYGNQPIAAQLSSSLQTPETGYHRGHTGPNK; this is translated from the exons ATGTCTATCGGAGTGAACTTACGCGTGACGGGTCACACGTCCATCGGTGGCCGCAAGTACCAGGAGGACTACTTCTCCGTCGCCTACCAGCAAACGGAGAATGACCAAAACCTGGAGTACGCTTTCTTCGGAATCTATGATGGGCACGGCGGGGCGGAGGCGTCCCTGTTCGCCAAGGAGCACCTCATGAATACCATCGTGAGCCAGAAGCAGTTCTGGTCGGAGAACGACGAAGATGTGTTAAAATCGATACGTGAAGGTTACATCCAGACCCACTATTCGATGTGGCGTGAGCAAG acaaatggccaaaaacatCATCCGGACTACCGAGTACCGCTGGTACGACGGCCAGCATAGCGTTTATAAGGCGTGGAAAAATATACATCGGTCACGTTGGCGACTCTGGCATAGTGCTCGGCTACCAGAAGGATAAGGAGTCGCCCCACGAGGACGATGGACGGTGGGTAGCGAGCCCACTTACCGAGGACCACAAACCGGAAAGTTACGCCGAGAAGATGCGTATCATGAGCTGCGGTGGCAAGGTGGTCACGAAATCCGGTGTACCACGGGTGGTATGGAACAGACCGCGGATAGGCCATAAGGGTCCGGTGCGACGGAGTACACCGATCGACGAGATACCGTTCTTGGCCGTGGCGCGAAGTTTAGGTGATTTGTGGAGCTACAACTCCGCAGTGGATGAGTTCATTGTAAGCCCTATGCCAGATGTGTCGGTCATTGAAATTGACCCGAAGAAATTTCG GTGTCTCATTTTCGGTACTGACGGTCTGTGGAATGTGATTTCACCAAAGAGTGCGGTGGAGATTGTGCGTAACACCGAGATGGAAAACATTCGCATCGCCCTGGAAGGTGGCAGTGAGTGGAAAAATCCAAGCAAGCTGCTAGTAAATGAAGCCCTAGAACGGTGGAGTCGTAGCAACATGAAAGCGGATAACACATCGGTTGTTATTATCATGCTCGATCCACCGGGTCCACCGAAGAGGGACGTTTTAAAATCAGTGAAAGACTCTATACAGTACGCTTCACCCGAGTGGCGCAGTGCTTCTGGAGCACCGGGAAGTGATATGTTTGATCTGTTCGATTGCATCACGAGAGGAGAGGCCGTCCCTGTTCTTTCGCAGATGGCACAGCGCGCTGAACCATCAGATACGCCAAGCATGCGCTATcttcaccatcaccacaatcaccatcatcagcagcagcattacCAGCAACATCGGAACTACCATGAACCACCACAGCAATCGATGCATCAAGAGCAATATGCAGGCGATCATCCGCAACAGGACCACCAACACCtcgatcaccatcatcatccggaACAGTATTGCCATCCGGGTGCCTCTACCTCATACGACCACGATCTTGCCTACAGGGACACGAGTTTTGCTGAATCGTACAACTCTCTATTGGACCGAAGCTTCGAAAATACCGACCACTCGTACACGAGCATGTTCCATCACGCCGCGGACGAGGAAGGGGCGTCCACCTCGGCGTATCAAAACAGGGCAACGCGCGTCGAGCCAGGCCTCGAAACGCACACCGATGATACAGACGAGGAAGCACTCATTGACTACCAGCCGGAAAGTGACGACGAAACGAGTGGTGGTGGATTGGTGCGACAGGATTCAACGTACTCCCTCACCAATCTGCAAACCAAATCGGAACGTTTACATGCGGCCATGGTGGAATCGGAGCGCTCGCAGCCACACCCTTACTACCACCATCATCCACAGCATCGacgcgaggaggaggagggatgCTACAGTGGTGGAAATTTGGCCATTATTGAGCACTTTCACAACTATCATCATCCGCTTCCGCATCATTACGGCAGCGGCGCATCATCGAGATCATTGCATACGGAGGATGCACACCATCAGTACCATCAAGGGATGTACCAAGGTTTGGATACGACGCACCAgtatcaacatcatcatcaggaCGTTGGAGGTCATTATGATCAGCATCATTTCCATCATGCCTCGTCGTCGTATCAAATGGAACGGTATGATTATAGGCACCCTACCAACAACAATCTGCTTGCATGTGAACCAAGTTGCAGTACCGGTACTGGTTCGAAACTGAAATCTGATAGCGAATTTGCGTATGCAAATGTGTACAATGAAGAGGGTACGTTGCAACAACCCGCGGAGGAAATTGGCATGGAAGAGGAGAACGAGGAAGCGATAGAAGAACTTGTAGAATCCCCCGATGTGCATCGTATACAGATCAATGAAATATCTTCTTCGTACGCCGGTACGCAAACAAACGCCTCTCCAGGATTGCTTTTGCCCTCTGGTAGTGACGGACACGGTAGTGGATGTGCCAGTGGTGACGAGGAGAACAGTGCATCCAGCACAACCCAACAGGTTCTCGTTGTGCCGTCGTTTGAGAATAAACCAAGAACGATGAAAAAATCTGCCCCATCCCCGCGTGTGATAACGATCTTCTACGAAACACGCAGCAGCCGCCGTAAGCCCAGAATTCGCAATGCAACGTCGGGACTGACGCCGTCAAAAACCCGGTCACTTTTAGGTGTCGCATCGTTCAACCGGATTGCCACTAAAAGACGCAAAACGTCCACGGCAACCGTGGTACAGACGACAATACCGAGCGGGGTTCCTTCAACGCCACCGAACCCTACATTAACAATAGAACGAAGAATTCTAAGGTCGAATG CCCAAGTTTGTGTTGAACAACAATTTTGGCGTCAGTTCAACAACCCTCGAGCGAATCCCGGCTACGCATCAGAGTACGGAAACCAACCCATTGCGGCACAACTCTCCTCCAGTCTGCAGACACCGGAAACGGGATACCATCGTGGCCACACTGGTCCGAACAAGTGA
- the LOC131287176 gene encoding molybdopterin synthase catalytic subunit, with the protein MNYLKLTFDKLDVGALNDLVAHESCGAVSLFVGTTRDNFEGKTVVLLQYEAYEAMAMKTMNHLCDEVRARWPDVVHIGIHHRLGTVPVKEASVVIAISSPHRKSSLEAVHFTIDELKKSVPVWKKEQYREGEGSSEWKENSECTWSKKYKDNHIL; encoded by the coding sequence ATGAATTATCTGAAGCTCACGTTCGATAAGCTGGATGTTGGTGCCCTGAACGATCTGGTGGCACACGAAAGCTGCGGTGCAGTATCGCTTTTCGTTGGTACGACGAGGGATAACTTTGAGGGCAAAACTGTCGTCCTGCTGCAGTACGAAGCGTACGAGGCGATGGCGATGAAAACGATGAACCACCTGTGCGACGAAGTGCGTGCCCGCTGGCCAGATGTGGTACACATTGGCATACACCATCGATTGGGAACGGTTCCGGTGAAGGAAGCTTCGGTAGTAATAGCAATAAGTTCCCCACATCGAAAGTCCAGTCTCGAAGCAGTACACTTCACCATTGATGAGCTGAAAAAATCCGTCCCCGTTTGGAAGAAGGAACAGTACCGAGAAGGAGAGGGAAGCTCggagtggaaggaaaacagcGAATGCACTTGGTCGAAGAAGTACAAGGACAATCACATACTGTAA
- the LOC131287177 gene encoding molybdopterin synthase sulfur carrier subunit, which yields MSSSAVRVKILFFAKSRELAGQSSAEDFLVPHAEIKCSELLDLICNQFNLSIIRNNVILAHNEQYCDDLGETIRIRNGDELAVIPPISGG from the coding sequence ATGAGCTCCAGTGCCGTACgagtgaaaatattatttttcgcTAAATCCCGTGAGCTTGCAGGGCAATCCAGCGCGGAGGACTTCCTGGTGCCGCACGCCGAAATCAAGTGCTCCGAACTGCTGGATCTGATATGTAATCAGTTCAACCTGTCCATCATACGCAACAATGTCATACTAGCGCACAACGAGCAGTATTGTGACGATCTTGGCGAAACCATCCGCATACGCAACGGCGACGAGTTGGCCGTAATACCACCTATTTCGGGAGGATAA